A genomic window from Pseudomonas argentinensis includes:
- a CDS encoding flavin reductase family protein → MHDSIKPVSLDKAYRLLSHGPTVLVSARHDGVDGVMAAAWACALDFDPPKLTVVLDKITATRVLVERSGQFVIQVPTAAQLELTYQVGSRSLSEEPGKLAASGVELFSLGDMDLPFVAGCSAWLACRLIDEPHNQQAYDLFIGEVTAAWADDRVFRDGRWHFEDADPSWRSLHHVAGGHFYGIGEALVRK, encoded by the coding sequence ATGCACGATTCGATCAAGCCCGTGAGCCTGGACAAGGCCTACCGACTGCTCAGCCATGGCCCGACGGTATTGGTATCCGCCCGTCATGATGGCGTCGACGGGGTGATGGCCGCCGCCTGGGCCTGCGCCCTGGATTTCGATCCGCCCAAGCTGACCGTGGTGCTCGACAAGATCACCGCCACCCGCGTGCTGGTCGAGCGCAGCGGGCAGTTCGTCATCCAGGTGCCCACTGCCGCGCAGCTGGAGCTGACCTATCAGGTCGGTTCGCGCAGCCTCAGCGAGGAACCGGGCAAGCTGGCCGCCAGCGGCGTCGAACTGTTCTCGCTCGGGGACATGGATCTGCCGTTCGTGGCCGGCTGTTCGGCATGGCTGGCCTGCCGGCTGATCGACGAGCCGCACAACCAGCAGGCCTATGACCTGTTTATCGGCGAGGTCACCGCAGCCTGGGCCGACGACCGGGTATTTCGCGACGGGCGCTGGCATTTCGAGGATGCCGACCCAAGCTGGCGCAGCCTTCACCATGTCGCCGGCGGTCACTTTTATGGCATTGGCGAGGCGCTGGTGCGCAAATGA
- a CDS encoding DUF485 domain-containing protein: protein MNDSIYRRIEQNPRFQELVAKRERFAWILSAIMLGIYVGFILLIAFVPGLLGTRISADSPITWGIPIGVGVILSAFVLTGIYVRRANSEFDNLNQAILDEVGK from the coding sequence ATGAACGACAGCATCTACCGGCGGATCGAGCAAAATCCGCGCTTCCAGGAGCTAGTAGCCAAGCGCGAGCGATTCGCCTGGATACTCTCCGCCATCATGCTCGGCATCTATGTCGGCTTCATTCTGCTCATCGCTTTCGTGCCCGGCCTGCTCGGTACCCGCATCAGTGCCGACTCACCGATCACCTGGGGCATTCCCATCGGTGTGGGCGTGATCCTGTCGGCCTTCGTGCTCACCGGTATCTACGTGCGTCGCGCCAACAGCGAATTCGACAACCTGAACCAGGCGATCCTGGACGAGGTGGGCAAATGA
- a CDS encoding amidase translates to MFEVTEVSIAELRAALEAGRTTAVELVKAYLARIDAYDGADTATRLNAVVVHNPDALKEAEASDARRARGETLSPLDGIPYTAKDSYLVKGLTAASGSPAFKDLVAQRDAFTIERLRAAGAICLGKTNMPPMANGGMQRGVYGRAESPYNANYLTAPFASGSSNGAGTATAASFCAFGLAEETWSSGRGPASNNGLCAYTPSRGVISVRGNWPLTPTMDVVVPFARTMADLLEILDAVVADDPDTRGDLWRLQPWVPIPKASAVRPASYPALAAGTDALKGKRFGVPRMYINKDELAGTSEKPGIGGPTGQRIHTRASVIALWEQARAALEKAGATVTEVDFPLVSNCEGDRPGAPTVFNRGLVSREFLHDELWELSGWAFDDFLRANGDPRLNRLADVDGPQIFPHDPGTLPNREDDLAAGMDEYVRMAQRGLKAWDQIASVPDGLRGLEKTRQLDLEQWMDELELDAVLFPTVADVGPADADVNPQSADIAWSNGVWVANGNLAIRHLGVPTVTVPMGVMADIGMPVGLTFAGRAYDDNALLHLASAFETTGNKRQIPSRTPPLKAR, encoded by the coding sequence ATGTTCGAGGTAACCGAAGTCTCCATCGCCGAGCTGCGCGCCGCGCTCGAGGCCGGCCGCACGACCGCGGTCGAACTGGTCAAGGCCTACCTCGCGCGGATCGACGCCTACGATGGCGCCGATACGGCCACCCGGCTCAACGCCGTGGTGGTGCATAACCCCGATGCCCTGAAAGAGGCCGAGGCCTCGGACGCCCGTCGCGCCCGTGGCGAAACCCTGAGCCCGCTGGACGGAATTCCTTACACCGCCAAGGACAGCTACCTGGTCAAGGGCCTGACCGCTGCTTCGGGCAGCCCGGCCTTCAAGGATCTGGTCGCCCAGCGCGACGCCTTCACCATCGAGCGCCTGCGCGCCGCCGGTGCCATCTGCCTGGGCAAGACCAATATGCCGCCGATGGCCAATGGCGGCATGCAGCGCGGCGTCTATGGCCGTGCCGAAAGCCCCTACAACGCCAATTACCTCACCGCGCCGTTCGCCTCCGGCTCCTCCAATGGCGCCGGCACCGCGACCGCCGCGAGCTTCTGCGCCTTTGGCCTGGCCGAGGAAACCTGGTCGAGCGGCCGTGGCCCGGCCTCCAATAACGGCCTGTGCGCCTACACGCCGTCGCGCGGGGTGATTTCGGTGCGCGGCAACTGGCCGCTGACCCCGACCATGGACGTGGTCGTGCCCTTCGCCCGCACCATGGCTGACCTGCTGGAGATCCTCGACGCGGTGGTCGCCGACGACCCTGACACCCGTGGCGATCTGTGGCGCCTGCAGCCCTGGGTGCCGATCCCGAAAGCATCCGCCGTACGCCCCGCCTCCTACCCCGCGCTGGCCGCCGGGACTGATGCGCTCAAGGGCAAGCGCTTTGGCGTACCGCGCATGTACATCAATAAGGACGAGCTGGCCGGCACCAGCGAAAAGCCCGGTATCGGCGGCCCGACTGGCCAGCGCATCCATACCCGTGCCTCGGTGATCGCCCTGTGGGAGCAGGCGCGCGCCGCCTTGGAAAAAGCCGGTGCCACGGTGACCGAGGTGGATTTCCCGCTGGTGTCCAACTGCGAGGGCGACCGTCCCGGCGCGCCGACGGTGTTCAACCGCGGCCTGGTCTCCCGCGAGTTCCTGCATGACGAGCTGTGGGAACTGTCGGGCTGGGCCTTCGATGATTTCCTGCGCGCCAACGGCGACCCCAGGCTCAACCGGCTGGCCGACGTCGACGGCCCGCAGATCTTCCCCCACGACCCCGGCACCCTGCCCAACCGTGAAGACGACCTGGCCGCCGGCATGGACGAGTACGTGCGCATGGCCCAGCGCGGCCTCAAGGCCTGGGACCAAATCGCCAGCGTACCGGACGGCCTGCGCGGCCTGGAGAAGACCCGCCAGCTCGACCTCGAACAATGGATGGACGAACTCGAGCTCGACGCCGTGCTGTTCCCTACCGTCGCCGACGTAGGCCCTGCCGACGCCGACGTCAACCCGCAGTCCGCCGATATCGCCTGGAGCAACGGCGTTTGGGTCGCCAACGGCAACCTCGCCATTCGCCACCTCGGTGTGCCGACGGTTACCGTGCCCATGGGCGTGATGGCCGATATCGGCATGCCAGTCGGCCTGACCTTCGCCGGCCGTGCCTATGACGATAACGCGCTGTTGCACCTGGCCTCGGCTTTCGAAACCACCGGCAACAAGCGGCAGATTCCGTCGCGCACGCCACCATTGAAAGCCCGGTGA